The genomic window AAAGGTATTAGCATCTCTAATATACCCCGAAATAGAAACCTTATCTATATTACGATTTTTAGCCTCTTTACCGATAGGTATAATTTTATTACTATTAAATGAACTAGGTTTATATTGTTTTTGAAAAACAGGTGTTTTATTAATACTAGCCACGACAGGACTAGATTCATCTGTTTTAACAATCCCGTTTAAACCAGGAGGTAAATGATCTATAATAGCATTATTTTTAGTTAAAATAACTTTCCCTTCAAATAATAGAAAATTAATAGGTGTCTCTTCTAATAGTTCGGTTAAAACATAATCTAAGGTTGTATTTGTAAATGATTTTGTAACGGTAGAATCATCAAACCAACCTGCTTCAAAATAAAACTTATAATCAACTTTTTTCTCAAGATCTTTAAGCGCTTCTAACCTATTAACATTAATAAACTCTATTGTTATCTCTTTATTTGTTTGACAGATGATAGTTTGTGCCACCAAAACCAATAACCAAGTAAATACTGTTCTAATCATATTACAATTTTACTTTTCTAAATTATTTAATTGATTAAAAAGCTTTTCGTAGAACAACTCTTTATCTGTTTTATAGAGTCGATTATTTTTATTGTAAAATGTCTGAATTTCTTTTTTTCTTATGGGTATTGCCTTTACTAAATCTTTTTTAGAATTGATTTTAAAAAATTGATCCTCAAAACACAAAACATAAGTTGCTTTCTCACTAAACTTATAATAAAGTTTATTGTCTTTAATTATTTTATGTTTCTCTTTTTTTAATTTAACATACAACTTGTATTTACTGGTAGCATTGTGAATTTCTTTAAAAAACCCATTACCATAAAAAGAGGATAAACCTTCATTTATTGTTAATCGAACAAATTTAGAATCACCTAAAAAAAACGATTCAACCATACTAGAGTTTAATTGTAAATAATTAACCTTTTTATTTACAAACTCTAAAATTATTAAATCGTCTAAGAGATTATACTTCAATTTTAAATTAAAATATGGCTCACCAGCATAAACGACGGTACCATTAAAAAAATTATAACTTTGATAAAACTTATTATTATCTGTATCCCAACATCTATAGATATCAAAATATTCTAACCCGTTATAAATACTTCTATTCTCTTCTTTAGAGAAAGAATCTAAAACACTATAATAATCCGGGTTTTTATCAATAGAATTAGGTTGCGAAACCAGCAAATTAGAAGAAAACAAGCAAACTAAATACAGTAAGAGCAATGGCCTCATAAAACTTTCTATTATAACATATACTTAAACAAAATAAAAAACAGCCATTTTAATGACTGTTTAAAAAGATATTAGCTAGTGAGCTAAACTATGCACATATTTCAACAAAAACAAGAAAACAGTAAGAATTATTAACCAAAAAGTTGAATTCACTGAAAAAAATCAAACTAATTCAACTTATACTTAACATCTTGCGCTTCTAATTCGGTTATAAGCTCCTGAGAAACTTTAACCTTTTGCTTTCTACTAATCATGGGCAATTTAATTTTTTCTTTCATATCATAAACTAAAAAATTAAGCGCCTGACTTCCTGGGTGCTCATTTAATAATTCTTTTAACGCCATGATTTTTTGCTCCGTTAAATCTTTTATATTTATTTGAATAGATAATTTTTTAGCGTAATTCTCCATTACATCATGCAATAGTTGAAAACTATTAAACTGCAATCGTGGATCACTTTTCTTACCTGTATCCTTATTAGTCCAACCTTCTCGAACAAAGGTTTTCACAAACACAAAACTATTAATCATAAAAAAGTGTCGAAACTTTAAATACTCTTCACCAAAAACTCGGAATTCAAAACTATCAGTATAATCTTCAATAGTAAATAACGCCCAGCCTTTACCTTGCTTACTTACACGGTGTTGCACATCTGTAACTACGCCTCCAAAAACAATTTCACGGTTTACGTAAAGATTTAAATCATTAAACATCCCAATAGTACCGTTACAAAAAGTTTTCATTTCTGTTTTAAAGTCGTCGAGCGGATGTCCAGAAATATAAACTCCAACAACTTCACGCTCTTTGCTTAGTTTTTCCATAGTTCCCCACTCTTCACAAGGCGGAACTTCGGGTTCAGGTATTTGCACATCACTAGCTTCTCCAAACAAACTTACTTGCGCAGAGTTCTCATTTTCTTTATGCTTGTGCGCGTATTTTATTGCTTTTTCTAAAAAGGTAATACCATCTCCATCATCATGAAAATACTGTGCACGATGCGTATCAGATAATCCATCAAAACCACCAGCTAAAGCTAAATTTTCAAAAGCTCTTTTATTAGCTGCACGTAAATCAATACGTTTAGCAAAATCGAAAATAGATTTATATGGGCCATCTTTTTCTCTATGTTCCACAATCGTCATAACAGCTCCATGCCCTACTCCTTTAATAGCACCCATTCCAAAACGAACCGCATAATCTTTATTTACAGAAAATTTATAAAACGACTCATTTATATCTGGACCAAGAACGGCTAACTTCATACGTTTACATTCCTCCATAAAAAATGTAACCTGCTTAATATCGTTCATATTATTCGACAAAACAGCTGCCATATATTCCGCAGGATAATGTGCTTTTAAATAAGCCGTTTGGTAAGCAATCCAAGCATAACATGTGGAGTGCGACTTATTAAATGCATAACTCGCAAAGGCTTCCCAATCCTTCCAAACTTTCTCTAAAACTATAGCATCATGTCCATTAGCACTAGCCTGCTCAATAAACTTAGGTTTCATTTTATCAAGTACGGCAATTTGCTTTTTACCCATCGCCTTACGTAAAACATCGGCTTCACCTTTAGTAAAACCCGCAAGACTTTGAGACAGTAACATTACTTGCTCTTGGTAAACTGTAATACCATAAGTTTCCTTTAGGTACTCTTCCATCGCTGGTAAATCGTACTCAATATCCTCGTCACCATGTTTTCTACGAACGAAACTTGGAATATATTCCATTGGTCCTGGACGATACAAGGCATTCATGGCTATTAAATCTTCAAAAACTGTTGGCTTTAAATCTTTAAGGTGTTTTTGCATCCCTGGAGATTCATACTGGAACACACCAACTGTTTCTCCACGTTGGAATAAAGCATATGTTTCTTCATCATCTAAAGGAAAAGTATCTGGATCAAGCAAAATATCATGCTTGGCTTTTACAATTTTAACGGTATCTTTAATTAGGGTTAATGTTTTTAACCCCAAGAAATCCATTTTTAGTAATCCGGCATCTTCCACCACCGAGTTATCAAACTGGGTGACATATAAATCGGAATCTTTTGCCAACGAAACCGGTACGAATTTGGTAATATCATCGGGTGTAATAATAACACCACAGGCATGAATACCTGTATTTCTTACCGAACCTTCCAGTGTTCGAGCTAGATTTAAAGTTTCGGCTTGTAAATCACTACCATCGGCAATATTGAGAAGTTCATTGACTTTTTCTAAATCCTCAGCTCTAAATTTTTTCCCTAATTCCTTTTCAGAAAGACCAAAAATCTTTCCAAGTTTAGACATATTCGGAATTAATTTTGCAATTCTATCGGCATCAAACAACGGTAAATCTAGTACACGTGCGGTATCACGAATAGACGACTTTGCTGCCATCGTACCGTAGGTAATAATTTGTGCTACTTGGTTAGATCCATATTTTTCGATTACGTAATCCATAACGCGACTTCGACCTTCATCATCAAAATCGATATCGATATCGGGCATACTTACACGATCGGGATTTAAGAAACGCTCAAAAAGCAAATCGTATTTAAGCGGGTCAATATTTGTAATCCAAAGGCAATATGCAGCCACAGAACCTGCCGCAGAACCACGACCAGGCCCAACGGAAACATCCATTTTTCTGGCTTCACGAATAAAATCTTCAACAATAAGAAAATATCCTGGATATCCTGTTTTTTCAATTACGCCTAACTCAAAATCGAGACGCTCAACAACTTCTTCCGATAGTTCTTCGCCATAACGTTTTTTAGCACCTTCATACACTAAATGATTTAAAAAGGCATTCTCACCTCGTTTTCCACCATCGGCTAAATCTTCAATGTGTTTAAATTTTTCTGGAATATCAAAGGCTGGTAATAATACATCACGCGCCAATTGATAAGCTTCCACTTTATCGACAACTTCTTGCACATTAGAAATAGCTTCAGGAACATCCTTAAAGATCTGCTTCATTTCATCGGGAGACTTAAAATAATACTCCTGATTTGGCATACCATAGCGATAACCACGTCCGCGACCAATTGGTGTTGCTTGTTTTTCACCATCTTTTACACACAATAAAATATCGTGAGCGTTAGAATCGCCTTTCTTTCTATAATAGGTATTATTTGTGGCTATTAATTTAACCTCATGCTTTTTTGCTAACGAAATTAACGTTGGGTTTACACGATCTTCATCTTCTTGATTGTGGCGCATTAACTCCACATACAAATCGTCGCCAAATTGTTCTTTCCACCAAATTAAGGCTTCTTCGGCTTGATTCTCACCAACGTTAAGAATTTTACTTGGTACTTCACCATATAAATTCCCTGTTAAAACAATTAAATCTTCTTTATATTCTTCAATTAACTTCTTATCAATCCTTGGCAAATAATAAAACCCATTTACAAAGGCATGAGATGATAGTTTAGCTAGATTATGATAGCCATTTTTATTTTTTGCGATTATCACAATTTGATAACCGTTATCCTTTCGCGACTTATCTAAATGGTTCTCACACACAAAAAATTCGCAACCAATAATAGGTTTCATTTCTTTTGCAGTAACCGTCGCTCCAGTAATTTCTGCTTCTTTTCTTTTATTTTTTACACTCCCATTATGTTTGTTTACCGCATTCACGAAATGAAATGCTCCCATCATGTTTGCATGATCGGTAAGCGCAACAGCTTCCATATTATATTCCGCTGCAGCGGAAACAATATCCGCAACACCCATTGTAGATTGTAATACCGAAAACTGCGAGTGATTATGTAAATGCACAAAATCGACATCGGCTAAAGCAGATACGTTTTGCTTAATATCTTCGGAAGACAAACCGCTGCTTTCGCTTTTCTTTATGCGCTCTAGTATTTTAGAACTTTCGCGCTTTAAGTTTATGTGCTTTAAACCAATAAGATCAATGGTAGCCGGGTTTTTTTCATTAAAATCCTGAAAATACTCAGGCTCAACATCTAATTGCTCTTTGGTATATTCACCCAAACGTAACAACTCGAAAAAGCAACGCGTGGTTGCTTCCACATCGGCAGTAGCATTATGCGCTTCAGAAAAACCAACACCAAATAAATGTTCGTGTAATTCTGATAACGTTGGCAATTTAAACTTACCATAACGTCCACCAGGAATCTGGCATAAATTAGCTGTATGTTCCGTACAAGTATCTAAAACTGGCAGTTCTTGCAATGGGTTTTCTACATTGCCCCTCACAAACTCGGCACCCATAATATTTAAATCGAACTTTACGTTTTGGCCAACCACAAATTTAGTTTTCCCTAAAGCTTCATTAAATTTCTCTAAAACTTCAGCTAACGGAATACCTTGTTCTTGAGCTAAATCGGTAGAAATACCATGAATTTTCTCAGCATCATAAGGAATATTAAACCCTTCAGGTTTTACTAAATAATCTTCATGTTCAACACAATTCCCCATCTCGTCATGCAACTGCCATGCAATCTGAATACACCTTGGCCAGTTGTCGCTATCGGTTATGGGCGCATCCCAACGCTTTGGTAATCCTGTGGTTTCTGTATCGAAAATTAAGTACATGCTTTGCTTTGTTCTTTGAGGTTAAGCTGTTTAACTCCTATTAACCTTCTTTGTTATTTGAAGAAAATTTGAATATAAAAAGTTTATAAAAATACAGAGAATATTTTCTTTTTAGGGATGAAATGCTCAAGAGTTTTTAACAAATCTATTTTTAAAAAGTAAGACCATTTTTATTAGACTTCATTTTAATTATTATATTTTTGAATCCATCTATACCATACTATGAAATTTAAAATATTGATTACAGGGCTCTTATTTACTTTTTTCAATGTGAAAGCACAAAACACATCACTTTATGTTGGCACATACACCAATGGTGACAGCGAAGGCATTTACCGACTTCAATTTAATACGGAAACAGGAGAACTGAGCCAAAAAGAATTGGCCATTACAACCGAAAACCCATCGTTTATCACCTTTTCGAAAAACAAGAAATTAATTTACGGCGTTAGCGAAGGCACAACCAGTGCAGTTACAGCCTTTAAAATCAAAGCTAATGGAAAGTTAGAAGTTTTAAATACCAAGAGCAGTAACGGAAAAGGGCCATGCCATGTATCATTGAATAAAAACAGTACAAAAGCTGTTGTTTCAAATTACGGAGCTGGTACGTTTTCGATTTATAATTTAAATAAAGACGGTAGTTTGAATAAAGCTTCTCAGGTTTTTGATCATAATTCTGAAACTAAAAAATCGCATGCACATTCAGCACAATTTTATAAAAATGATTTATTTGTTTCAGATTTAGGACGAAATCGCCTTTATCAATATAAATTAGAAACAGATAGTTATAAATTAAAATCTCCGACAATCGTTGAAATGAAAGACAACCCAGGACCAAGGCATTTTTCAATTAGTAAAAACGGAAAGTTTATTTATATCATAAATGAATACGGAAGCTCGATAACTTCGGTTAAAAAAACAAAAAAAGGATTTAAACAAATTGATTACGACTCCACTTTAGATGAAAACTATGATGGAGAAAATTCTTGTGCAGATATTCATTTATCGCAAGACGAACGTTTTTTATACGGATCTAACCGGGGAGAAAATTCTATTGCTGTTTTTAAAAGAAATAAAAAGAAAGGAACGTTAGATAAAATTCAGAACATAAGCGTTCATGGAGATTGGCCAAGAAATTTCACACTTGACCCTTCAGGTAAATTTATTCTTGTTGCCAATAAAAAAAGCAATAATATTTCGGTTTTTAAGATAAATCTTGATAACGGAAAACTTACTTTTTTGAATGATTCCCCTGTACCTGCGCCTGTTTGTTTACTTTTTTAAAAACACGCTTTAATTACCTATTAATTTCAAAAGAAATAATAAGCTGATAGTTAAATTATTATAGTATCTTTGCGCCCTTATTAATAACCGAGGTCGCGAACCTCAAATAATTAATTATTATGCCAGTAAAAATCAGATTACAAAGACACGGTAAAAAAGGAAAACCTTTTTACTGGATCGTTGCAGCCGATGCAAGATCAAAAAGAGACGGTAAATACTTAGAGAAATTAGGTATCTACAATCCAAACACAAACCCAGCAACTGTTGAATTAAACGTTGATGGTGCTGTAACATGGTTACAAAACGGTGCACAACCAACAGATACAGCAAAAACTTTGTTGTCTTACAAAGGAGCTTTATTAAAAAATCACCTTGCAGGTGGTGTTAGAAAAGGTGCTTTAACTGAAGAGCAAGCAGAAGCAAAATTTGCAGCTTGGTTAGAAGAAAAGACAGGAAAAGTTCAAGCGAAAGCTGATGGTTTATCTGAAGTTGAAGCAAAAGCGAAAGCTGATGCATTTGCAGCAGAAAAAGCGGTTAACGAAGCAAGAATTGCTGCGGCAGTTCCTGTTGTTGAAGAAGTAGCTGAAGAAGCTGCTCCTGAAGTTGAAGCAGAAGCATCAAACGAAGAAGAATAAAAAACACAATTTTTTATACTTTTAAACTCCGATAGCAATATCGGAGTTTTTTGTTTTCTAGAATATATTTTTCAGAAAACCATCCCGTCGAAAAGCGGGTTCTTTAAATTGTAAATTTTGACTACTTTTGAATCGTCAATAATCAAATGAGATTTCCGTCTACGCGGAAACAAAAAAATGCCATTCTATGAAAAAGGAAGATTGTTTTTACTTAGGTAAAATTGTAAAAAAATATAGTTTTAAAGGAGAAGTTTTAGCCAAACTAGATACCGATGAACCGGCTATTTATGAAAATCTAGATGCTATATTTTTAGAACTTCGAAATAATCTTGTACCTTTTTTTATAGAGAGTTCACAATTACACAAATCGGAATTACTTCGAATTAAGTTTGAAGATGTTGATGAAGAAGCAGATGCCGATGCCATTATGAAAAGTGGCCTTTACTTACCTTTAGATTTATTACCAAAACTAGAAGGTGATAAATTCTATTTCCATGAGGTTATGGGCTTTACTGTTCAAGATGTAAACTTTGGGGAAGTCGGTATTATTAAAGCTATTAACGATTCTACAGCGCAATCCCTTTTCGAGATTGATAGAGATGGTATTGAAATTTTAATACCTATGAATGATGAATTTATCACTAAAGTAGATCGTAAAAACAAAACAATTATAGTGGAAACACCAGAAGGACTAATCGATTTATATTTAGAATAACTTTTTTATAAAACACCATATACCTCCATAAGTTTTTTGGAGATATGGAATTTAGAATTTTTAAAATGAAACCCTTCAAGTTCAAACAATTTACAGTTAACCAAGACCAATGCGCCATGAAAATTGGTACAGATGGTGTATTACTAGGCGCATGGACCAACTTAGAACCTAACACCTTTGCTATTTTAGATATTGGTGCAGGAACAGGCGTTTTAGGGTTAATGCTTGCGCAA from Algibacter sp. L1A34 includes these protein-coding regions:
- the rimM gene encoding ribosome maturation factor RimM (Essential for efficient processing of 16S rRNA), giving the protein MKKEDCFYLGKIVKKYSFKGEVLAKLDTDEPAIYENLDAIFLELRNNLVPFFIESSQLHKSELLRIKFEDVDEEADADAIMKSGLYLPLDLLPKLEGDKFYFHEVMGFTVQDVNFGEVGIIKAINDSTAQSLFEIDRDGIEILIPMNDEFITKVDRKNKTIIVETPEGLIDLYLE
- the dnaE gene encoding DNA polymerase III subunit alpha, which gives rise to MYLIFDTETTGLPKRWDAPITDSDNWPRCIQIAWQLHDEMGNCVEHEDYLVKPEGFNIPYDAEKIHGISTDLAQEQGIPLAEVLEKFNEALGKTKFVVGQNVKFDLNIMGAEFVRGNVENPLQELPVLDTCTEHTANLCQIPGGRYGKFKLPTLSELHEHLFGVGFSEAHNATADVEATTRCFFELLRLGEYTKEQLDVEPEYFQDFNEKNPATIDLIGLKHINLKRESSKILERIKKSESSGLSSEDIKQNVSALADVDFVHLHNHSQFSVLQSTMGVADIVSAAAEYNMEAVALTDHANMMGAFHFVNAVNKHNGSVKNKRKEAEITGATVTAKEMKPIIGCEFFVCENHLDKSRKDNGYQIVIIAKNKNGYHNLAKLSSHAFVNGFYYLPRIDKKLIEEYKEDLIVLTGNLYGEVPSKILNVGENQAEEALIWWKEQFGDDLYVELMRHNQEDEDRVNPTLISLAKKHEVKLIATNNTYYRKKGDSNAHDILLCVKDGEKQATPIGRGRGYRYGMPNQEYYFKSPDEMKQIFKDVPEAISNVQEVVDKVEAYQLARDVLLPAFDIPEKFKHIEDLADGGKRGENAFLNHLVYEGAKKRYGEELSEEVVERLDFELGVIEKTGYPGYFLIVEDFIREARKMDVSVGPGRGSAAGSVAAYCLWITNIDPLKYDLLFERFLNPDRVSMPDIDIDFDDEGRSRVMDYVIEKYGSNQVAQIITYGTMAAKSSIRDTARVLDLPLFDADRIAKLIPNMSKLGKIFGLSEKELGKKFRAEDLEKVNELLNIADGSDLQAETLNLARTLEGSVRNTGIHACGVIITPDDITKFVPVSLAKDSDLYVTQFDNSVVEDAGLLKMDFLGLKTLTLIKDTVKIVKAKHDILLDPDTFPLDDEETYALFQRGETVGVFQYESPGMQKHLKDLKPTVFEDLIAMNALYRPGPMEYIPSFVRRKHGDEDIEYDLPAMEEYLKETYGITVYQEQVMLLSQSLAGFTKGEADVLRKAMGKKQIAVLDKMKPKFIEQASANGHDAIVLEKVWKDWEAFASYAFNKSHSTCYAWIAYQTAYLKAHYPAEYMAAVLSNNMNDIKQVTFFMEECKRMKLAVLGPDINESFYKFSVNKDYAVRFGMGAIKGVGHGAVMTIVEHREKDGPYKSIFDFAKRIDLRAANKRAFENLALAGGFDGLSDTHRAQYFHDDGDGITFLEKAIKYAHKHKENENSAQVSLFGEASDVQIPEPEVPPCEEWGTMEKLSKEREVVGVYISGHPLDDFKTEMKTFCNGTIGMFNDLNLYVNREIVFGGVVTDVQHRVSKQGKGWALFTIEDYTDSFEFRVFGEEYLKFRHFFMINSFVFVKTFVREGWTNKDTGKKSDPRLQFNSFQLLHDVMENYAKKLSIQINIKDLTEQKIMALKELLNEHPGSQALNFLVYDMKEKIKLPMISRKQKVKVSQELITELEAQDVKYKLN
- a CDS encoding lactonase family protein; the protein is MKFKILITGLLFTFFNVKAQNTSLYVGTYTNGDSEGIYRLQFNTETGELSQKELAITTENPSFITFSKNKKLIYGVSEGTTSAVTAFKIKANGKLEVLNTKSSNGKGPCHVSLNKNSTKAVVSNYGAGTFSIYNLNKDGSLNKASQVFDHNSETKKSHAHSAQFYKNDLFVSDLGRNRLYQYKLETDSYKLKSPTIVEMKDNPGPRHFSISKNGKFIYIINEYGSSITSVKKTKKGFKQIDYDSTLDENYDGENSCADIHLSQDERFLYGSNRGENSIAVFKRNKKKGTLDKIQNISVHGDWPRNFTLDPSGKFILVANKKSNNISVFKINLDNGKLTFLNDSPVPAPVCLLF
- a CDS encoding 30S ribosomal protein S16; this encodes MPVKIRLQRHGKKGKPFYWIVAADARSKRDGKYLEKLGIYNPNTNPATVELNVDGAVTWLQNGAQPTDTAKTLLSYKGALLKNHLAGGVRKGALTEEQAEAKFAAWLEEKTGKVQAKADGLSEVEAKAKADAFAAEKAVNEARIAAAVPVVEEVAEEAAPEVEAEASNEEE